The stretch of DNA GTCAAAAGAAAAACCTGCAACAATTTCTTTTTTATTAGTTATTACAGTTGCTTTTGCTCCTAAAGAACTTGCAATAATTTTACATACTTCACTAAGATTTTCAGGTTCTCTAAAATAAGGCAGAGTTTTATTTGCTATTTCCAAAGCAAGTTTTGCTTGATTACCTGCAACAATTTCACTTTTTTGTATTATATTTTCAACGATTAAGATAAGTACACTTGCTCCAATAGAATTCATAAAAACCATAGGAATATAAAAGCTTTTTACTATATTTTGAGCTAAAATTTTATTTTTAAGTATAATTAAAATTAAACCCATACTAAGATTTTCAACTATAAAAGCTAAAAGAAAACCAAAAAATACTCTATCTTTTCTTTTTATAAAACGATGTACATAGGCAGTTAAAAACCCACCTGTTATAGTTGCAATAGCACAAGGAATAGCAGTTTCTCTTCCAAGATTTACAAAAACTCTATGTAAACCTGCTACAAGTCCTGTAATTATTGAAACATAAGGACCACCTAAGATACCTCCTGCAATAACTCCTACATTTCTTGTATTCAATATAGCACCATTAAAATTCAAACCTATATAAGTTCCACTTATAGAAAGTAATGAAAAGAAAAAAGATAGAGCTACTATATCTTTTTTAGTTTTAGCATTGCTTTTAATGATAATATTAGCTCTATCAATTTTTATAAAGAAAAATGCTATCATTGCAGAGCAACCTATATTACTGATTAAATGTGAAATAAATTGTATATTCATTTTTTACCTCATTATTTTTTATTATTATTTTTATTTTGAGAAAATAGAACTAAAATTTAGAATGTAATTTTACTTAATTTTAGTCTATTTTATATATTAATAATAGTATAACAAATTTCGTTAATTTTATAAATACTTGGGAGAATTTTTTAACATTTCAAGCCAAATTTTTTACATTTAATTCCAAAAAGCTAAATTTTGAATAAAAAAATTGTATAATACGTAAAAGAAATTAAAATATTTTTATCAAGGAGGCGTATAGTATGTATAGTTTTATAGGTTCAATTATAGCATTGGTACTAGGATATTTAATTTATGGAAAAATTGTTGAAGGTATTTTTGTTATAGACCCTTCAAGAGTTACTCCTGCAAAAAGATTAGCTGATGGTGTTGACTATATGGAAATGAGTTGGCCTAAAGCATTTCTTATTCAATTTCTTAATATAGCTGGTACAGGTCCAATATTTGGAGCGGTTGCAGGGGCATTATGGGGTCCAGCTGCATTTATTTGGATAGTATTTGGTTGTATTTTTGCAGGTTCAGTTCATGATTTTTTAATAGGAATGATGTCTTTAAGAAAAGATGGAGCATCTGTTTCTGAAATAGTTGGAGAAAATTTAGGTATGACTGCAAAACAAATAATGAGAGTTTTCTCTGTTATACTTTTATTATTAGTTGGTGTTGTATTTATAATGAGTCCAGCTCAAATTTTAACTAATATAACAGGTGTTAATTATACTGTTTGGTTAGCAGTTATCATAATTTATTATCTTTGTGCAACTGTATTACCAATTGATACAATTATTGGTAAGATTTATCCAATATTTGGTTTATCACTTTTAATAATGGCACTTGGTATAGGTGGAGGATTAATAATAACAAATGCTAATATACCTGAATTAGCTTTTGTAAATATGAATCCAACAGGAAGATCAGTTTTTCCTTATCTATGCATAACAATAGCTTGTGGAGCAATCAGTGGTTTCCATGCTACTCAATCACCTATGATGGCTAGATGTTTAAAAACAGAAAAAGATGGTAGAAAGGTTTTTTATGGTGCAATGATATCTGAAGGAATTATAGCTCTTATCTGGGCTGCTGCTGCAATGTCATTCTTTGGTGGAATACCTCAACTTGCTGAAGCAGGAACTGCTGCCGTTGTTGTTAATAAAATATCTGTTGGAATTTTAGGAAAAGTTGGTGGTGTTTTAGCATTATTAGGAGTTGTTGCTTGCCCTATAACTTCTGGAGATACTGCATTTAGAAGTGCAAGACTTACAATTGCTGATTCTTTAAAATATAAACAAGGTCCTATTGCAAATAGATTTATAATTGCTATTCCTTTATTTGTTGTTGGGATTATATTATGTTTTACACCATTTGATGTTATCTGGAGATATTTTGGTTGGGCAAACCAAACTCTTGCTACAATAGCTTTATGGGCAGCAGTTAAATATTTAGCAAACAGAGGAAAGAATTACTGGATAGCTTTAGTACCTGCGATGTTTATGACAGTTGTTGTAACTTCTTATATACTTGCAGCACCAGAAGGATTTGTAAGATTCTTTGGAGATAAAGATATAAAAGTAATAGAACATATTGCAATAGCTGTTGGTTGTGTTGTGTCTTTAGGATGTACAGCTGCATTCTTTATATCAAATAAAAAAGCTAATTTAATTACTGAATAAAAGGGAACTCCCATTATACTTGTTATAAAGCTTAATAAATACTCTTAGTGAAAGCTAAGAGTATTTTTTTCTTTTCTTTTCTTTTTTATTGTGTTACAATGTCAATACGAAAGGAGATGAGTTTTATGTCAACAACAGCAACTTTAAGGTTAACCGATGAAGAAAAAATGATTTTACAAAATTATGCAGAAAGTAAAGGAAAAACTTTTACACAATTTATTAAAGAAATTGCTTTTGATTATATTGAACAGGAAATTGGCTTAGAAGTATATAAAAAGTATTTAGAAAGAAAAGAAAAAGGAACTTTAAGAACATATTCTCATGAAGAAGTAAAAAAGGAA from Fusobacterium simiae encodes:
- the relB gene encoding type II toxin-antitoxin system RelB family antitoxin, with product MSTTATLRLTDEEKMILQNYAESKGKTFTQFIKEIAFDYIEQEIGLEVYKKYLERKEKGTLRTYSHEEVKKELGL
- a CDS encoding carbon starvation CstA family protein, with protein sequence MYSFIGSIIALVLGYLIYGKIVEGIFVIDPSRVTPAKRLADGVDYMEMSWPKAFLIQFLNIAGTGPIFGAVAGALWGPAAFIWIVFGCIFAGSVHDFLIGMMSLRKDGASVSEIVGENLGMTAKQIMRVFSVILLLLVGVVFIMSPAQILTNITGVNYTVWLAVIIIYYLCATVLPIDTIIGKIYPIFGLSLLIMALGIGGGLIITNANIPELAFVNMNPTGRSVFPYLCITIACGAISGFHATQSPMMARCLKTEKDGRKVFYGAMISEGIIALIWAAAAMSFFGGIPQLAEAGTAAVVVNKISVGILGKVGGVLALLGVVACPITSGDTAFRSARLTIADSLKYKQGPIANRFIIAIPLFVVGIILCFTPFDVIWRYFGWANQTLATIALWAAVKYLANRGKNYWIALVPAMFMTVVVTSYILAAPEGFVRFFGDKDIKVIEHIAIAVGCVVSLGCTAAFFISNKKANLITE